One region of Flavobacterium sp. GSB-24 genomic DNA includes:
- a CDS encoding thioredoxin family protein, protein MSKFGELINAQVPVLIDFYTDWNESSVSMHPVIKDVAAALGDKAKVIKIDVDKNQELAEALRIKGLPTLMIYKEGQMIWRQSGELDANTIIGIVQEQFNV, encoded by the coding sequence ATGTCAAAATTTGGAGAACTAATAAATGCTCAAGTTCCAGTGTTAATTGATTTTTACACCGATTGGAATGAATCTTCTGTTTCTATGCATCCTGTGATTAAGGATGTTGCTGCAGCGCTTGGTGATAAAGCTAAAGTGATTAAAATTGATGTAGATAAAAATCAGGAATTAGCAGAAGCACTTCGTATTAAAGGACTTCCAACCTTAATGATTTATAAGGAGGGACAAATGATTTGGAGACAGTCTGGAGAGCTTGATGCGAATACTATAATCGGAATTGTTCAAGAACAATTTAACGTCTAA